A genomic stretch from Anaerolinea thermophila UNI-1 includes:
- a CDS encoding transposase, whose protein sequence is MDKYIPMRSFMEEFFDDEITAAKAAEIGQAMLVARSLRLTEIAGKMRGGSAASYKRIQRFLQKVDPRAMLWRLFCEQAEYVIGDPTEIERPQAWKTEYVGTLKDGKTRGFWVLLLATPYRGRALPCGLLTYSSKTIAADRSSRNVNHVRAFAGLKDLLGERPLVLDREFSYLELLLNLVEEGVNFVIRLNLGHHPPRFWDAEGREVVLSLAPGEKVIHPSVWYKGKVCVNLIGVWKKGLAEPLWVMSNLEPERAWQVYLWRMKIEETFRDLKGLLGMTRLMNKRQENMEKMVAMLLLVYAIALLIGEGLRDRLYGSPNQLQENVDVVLHKTGKKWRRYSGLFILLKQKWWLPPREWQSIVKEALASFVAIVRPTVLTHV, encoded by the coding sequence ATGGATAAGTATATCCCGATGCGTTCTTTCATGGAGGAGTTTTTTGATGATGAAATCACCGCTGCCAAAGCGGCAGAAATTGGGCAAGCCATGCTGGTGGCCCGCTCCTTGCGGCTGACCGAGATTGCGGGCAAAATGCGCGGCGGTAGCGCGGCCAGTTACAAACGCATCCAGCGCTTTCTGCAAAAGGTTGACCCGCGGGCCATGCTCTGGCGTCTGTTTTGTGAACAAGCCGAGTATGTGATTGGCGACCCGACCGAGATTGAACGTCCACAAGCCTGGAAGACGGAGTATGTCGGCACGCTCAAAGACGGCAAGACGCGAGGCTTCTGGGTGTTGCTGTTGGCCACACCCTATCGCGGACGGGCTCTCCCTTGCGGTTTGCTGACCTACTCGTCCAAGACCATCGCCGCTGACCGGTCGTCGCGCAATGTGAACCATGTCCGTGCGTTCGCCGGATTGAAAGACCTGCTGGGGGAGCGTCCGTTGGTGTTGGATCGGGAATTCAGTTACCTCGAATTGTTGCTCAATCTGGTCGAAGAGGGAGTGAACTTTGTCATTCGTCTGAACCTGGGCCACCATCCGCCCAGGTTCTGGGATGCCGAGGGCAGGGAAGTGGTCTTATCACTCGCTCCCGGTGAAAAGGTAATCCACCCATCCGTGTGGTACAAAGGCAAGGTATGCGTCAACCTGATCGGTGTCTGGAAGAAGGGCCTGGCTGAACCGTTATGGGTGATGAGCAACCTCGAACCCGAGCGGGCATGGCAGGTGTATCTCTGGCGGATGAAAATCGAGGAAACCTTCCGCGATTTGAAAGGACTGCTGGGGATGACCCGGCTGATGAATAAGCGACAGGAAAACATGGAAAAGATGGTAGCAATGCTGCTGTTGGTTTATGCGATTGCCTTGTTGATCGGTGAAGGCTTGCGAGACCGCCTGTATGGATCGCCAAACCAGCTACAGGAGAATGTTGATGTCGTTCTGCACAAGACGGGCAAGAAATGGCGGCGCTATTCGGGTCTGTTTATCTTGCTCAAACAGAAATGGTGGCTTCCACCCCGTGAGTGGCAGTCCATTGTCAAGGAGGCTTTGGCGTCGTTTGTTGCTATCGTTCGCCCAACTGTCCTAACTCATGTCTGA
- a CDS encoding EutN/CcmL family microcompartment protein: MQIARIIGSAVSTAKDPKLTGFKLLVAQRATPDNQVYGDPFLVADTVGAGEGELVILVEGSSARETLKTANIPVDAVVIGILDSIEVNGELVFQKS; the protein is encoded by the coding sequence ATGCAAATCGCCAGGATCATTGGATCTGCTGTATCAACAGCAAAAGACCCAAAGTTGACCGGTTTCAAACTCTTGGTTGCACAAAGAGCAACCCCTGACAATCAGGTTTATGGAGATCCCTTTCTGGTGGCTGATACCGTGGGCGCTGGCGAAGGGGAACTCGTGATTTTAGTTGAGGGCAGTTCCGCACGAGAGACTTTGAAAACTGCGAATATCCCTGTGGATGCTGTGGTGATTGGCATTCTCGACTCAATAGAAGTTAATGGTGAACTTGTTTTTCAAAAAAGTTAG
- the eutC gene encoding ethanolamine ammonia-lyase subunit EutC, translating to MEQGKVDIEAIVQAVLAELSKKNAEQQVPSQNQKASNGDLIIDLPDPTLPESRFAPGVKKPYDSEGLRNLMSTTTARIGVGRAGPRPRTSTLLLFQSDHGVTQDAIYGEVEQAVLDKFDLFTVQTLVEDRNQYLTRPDLGRKLSEEAKRIIAERCVKKPQVQIVVGDGLSAAAINNNLPVIYPVILQGLKSANISVGTSFFIKYARVGVINDVNDIIGADIVVILIGERPGLGIADAMSAYMGWRPTAGKTDAERDVVCMITVHGGTNPLEGGAFVVDMIKKTLQYQASGVELKLKTSGQS from the coding sequence ATGGAACAAGGGAAAGTAGATATTGAAGCGATTGTTCAAGCCGTTCTGGCTGAACTGAGTAAAAAGAATGCAGAACAGCAAGTTCCTTCTCAAAACCAAAAAGCATCCAATGGGGATTTGATTATCGACTTGCCAGACCCCACACTTCCCGAATCCCGCTTTGCTCCCGGAGTGAAAAAACCATACGATTCTGAAGGTTTGCGGAATTTGATGTCTACCACAACTGCAAGAATTGGGGTTGGACGAGCCGGGCCCAGACCGAGAACTTCTACATTACTTCTCTTCCAATCCGATCATGGCGTAACTCAGGACGCTATTTACGGGGAAGTAGAACAGGCTGTGCTGGATAAATTTGACCTGTTCACGGTTCAAACCCTGGTAGAAGACCGAAATCAATACCTCACCCGCCCCGATCTTGGCAGAAAACTGAGCGAGGAAGCCAAACGCATCATTGCTGAACGCTGTGTAAAGAAACCACAGGTGCAAATCGTTGTGGGCGATGGCTTAAGCGCTGCCGCGATTAATAACAACTTACCCGTGATTTATCCGGTCATACTGCAGGGTTTGAAAAGCGCGAACATAAGCGTTGGGACATCATTTTTCATTAAGTATGCACGGGTTGGGGTAATCAATGATGTGAACGACATCATTGGCGCCGATATAGTTGTTATCCTCATTGGAGAACGCCCTGGCTTGGGAATTGCAGATGCTATGAGTGCATACATGGGGTGGAGACCGACCGCCGGGAAGACCGATGCGGAGCGAGATGTTGTATGCATGATCACTGTCCACGGTGGAACGAATCCACTTGAAGGCGGTGCTTTTGTTGTGGACATGATCAAGAAGACTCTTCAGTATCAAGCCAGTGGCGTGGAATTGAAACTCAAAACCAGTGGACAAAGCTGA
- a CDS encoding ethanolamine ammonia-lyase reactivating factor EutA yields MSDTREMLSVGIDVGTTTTQLVFSRLSVKSVSRPGQVPRFQVSAKSAVYESPAYFTPLLSPDLVDVQKLTEIIRSEYQKAGVQPQQVETGAVIITGEIARTQNAEEILKGIASLAGDFVVTVAGPNVESLIAGRGSGAAAYSAENYTTVTNVDIGGGTSNAAIFRLGEHLSSSAMAVGGRQIVIEKTSGIVQHIAPPGQRIINALGLPIFVGKRVDVEIIKPFCDCMADLVADLIQGIESDLGKELQLSPPLIHAEESKILFISGGVGTYFYHPVDIRSLADVTIHNDVGPLLAQSLRMNPRIRKMRIEVPAETLRATVLGAASQTVTLSGSTIFTDAKLLPMRNLPVIRPALEERDLHDPAKIAEAIRNATRRWDLKQNAGTFALALNLPARLDFPTLQSIAQGVVQFAREELKQDDPLVIVGEADYAQVLGQTIRAIHPQIPLISVDQINLAEGDFIDIGEPILDGRVVPLSVKTLIFYH; encoded by the coding sequence ATGTCTGATACGCGGGAAATGCTCAGTGTTGGCATCGATGTTGGCACTACAACCACCCAACTGGTCTTTTCCCGTTTGTCAGTAAAGAGTGTTTCCCGACCAGGACAAGTCCCCCGGTTTCAGGTCAGCGCCAAATCAGCCGTGTATGAAAGTCCTGCTTACTTTACCCCACTGCTCAGTCCCGATTTGGTAGACGTGCAAAAGTTAACCGAAATCATCCGTTCTGAATATCAAAAAGCCGGAGTGCAACCCCAGCAGGTGGAAACAGGGGCAGTCATCATCACTGGCGAAATCGCCAGAACCCAAAATGCTGAGGAGATCCTGAAGGGCATTGCTTCGCTTGCGGGTGATTTTGTGGTTACAGTTGCAGGGCCTAATGTGGAATCGCTCATTGCCGGAAGGGGTTCAGGAGCGGCGGCATACTCTGCCGAAAATTACACCACCGTTACCAATGTGGATATTGGCGGAGGAACTTCAAATGCCGCAATTTTTCGATTGGGAGAGCATCTTTCCTCTTCCGCAATGGCAGTGGGAGGGCGTCAAATCGTCATTGAAAAAACCTCCGGCATTGTCCAGCACATTGCCCCTCCCGGACAACGCATCATTAACGCATTGGGACTACCAATTTTTGTTGGCAAACGAGTGGATGTGGAGATCATTAAGCCTTTTTGTGATTGTATGGCCGATTTGGTTGCTGACCTGATTCAGGGCATCGAGAGTGATTTGGGAAAGGAATTGCAACTTTCACCACCTCTAATCCATGCAGAGGAGTCTAAAATTCTGTTTATCTCTGGGGGAGTGGGCACCTATTTCTATCATCCTGTTGATATTCGCTCGCTGGCAGATGTCACAATCCACAATGATGTAGGTCCCTTGTTGGCACAGTCCTTAAGGATGAATCCCCGCATTCGAAAAATGCGCATAGAAGTTCCAGCAGAGACCTTGCGAGCAACCGTACTGGGTGCCGCCAGTCAGACGGTGACCTTGAGCGGAAGCACAATTTTCACAGATGCCAAATTGCTCCCCATGCGGAATTTGCCTGTCATTCGTCCAGCCCTTGAGGAACGCGATCTTCATGATCCCGCTAAAATCGCTGAAGCCATTCGAAATGCAACACGCAGATGGGATCTCAAACAAAATGCCGGAACATTTGCTTTGGCTCTCAACCTTCCTGCACGCCTGGATTTCCCCACGCTCCAATCTATTGCGCAAGGGGTAGTTCAATTTGCCAGAGAAGAATTGAAACAAGACGATCCCCTGGTGATTGTTGGCGAAGCAGATTATGCCCAGGTATTAGGGCAAACCATTCGGGCAATTCATCCGCAGATTCCTCTGATCAGTGTAGACCAAATAAATCTGGCTGAGGGGGACTTTATTGATATCGGGGAACCCATATTGGACGGCAGAGTAGTGCCTCTTTCTGTAAAAACATTAATCTTCTATCACTGA
- the eutM gene encoding ethanolamine utilization microcompartment protein EutM encodes MSGVQMIALGMIETKGLVGAIEAADAMVKAANVKLIGKEYIGGGYVTVMVRGDVGAVKAATDAGAAAAQRVGELVSVHVIPRPHSDVEMILPKVEE; translated from the coding sequence ATGAGCGGAGTTCAAATGATTGCCCTTGGCATGATTGAGACCAAAGGTTTGGTTGGCGCAATTGAAGCGGCCGACGCAATGGTCAAAGCGGCCAATGTGAAATTGATTGGCAAAGAATACATTGGCGGCGGGTATGTAACCGTCATGGTGCGGGGGGATGTGGGTGCGGTAAAAGCCGCTACCGATGCTGGCGCTGCAGCCGCCCAGCGAGTCGGAGAACTGGTCAGCGTTCATGTCATTCCTCGCCCGCATAGTGATGTGGAGATGATTTTACCGAAAGTGGAAGAGTAA
- a CDS encoding alpha/beta hydrolase translates to MSTKPHYAVPFPIPEANTDHIKRKMFDLPYAHSSPAQKLDIYWPEEGNGPFPVVISIHGGAFMGGDKRDIQIKPMFEVLKYNYVLVGVNYRLSGEATFPALIHDIKAAIRWIRANARTYLFDPNRIATWGGSAGGYLSLMAGVTAGIRELDDPSLGNAAQPDHVQAVVSWFPPTDFLKMDEQLAESGFPPPPEYTHSGENSPESLLLGRKITDVPDLVRVANPETYIRPGLPPFFIQHGRLDETVPYQQSLHFANQLAAVNPQGVTYEILPEARHADSAFETPQNIQKVLNFLDKALRF, encoded by the coding sequence ATGTCAACCAAACCTCATTATGCTGTTCCTTTTCCCATTCCGGAAGCCAATACAGACCACATTAAGCGAAAAATGTTTGATCTTCCCTATGCTCATTCATCTCCTGCCCAAAAACTGGATATTTACTGGCCTGAAGAGGGAAACGGACCATTTCCGGTAGTCATTTCCATTCACGGTGGGGCTTTTATGGGGGGAGATAAGCGCGACATTCAAATCAAACCTATGTTTGAAGTGCTCAAGTACAATTATGTTCTGGTGGGCGTAAACTATCGCCTGAGTGGTGAAGCAACTTTTCCAGCACTGATTCACGACATTAAGGCGGCTATCCGCTGGATCCGAGCCAATGCCAGGACCTACCTGTTTGACCCGAATCGCATTGCCACATGGGGTGGATCTGCTGGCGGTTACCTCTCGTTAATGGCGGGGGTGACGGCAGGAATCCGCGAACTTGATGATCCTTCGTTGGGGAACGCCGCTCAGCCGGACCATGTCCAGGCTGTCGTTTCCTGGTTCCCGCCTACGGACTTCCTGAAAATGGATGAGCAGTTGGCGGAGTCGGGCTTCCCCCCTCCGCCCGAGTATACCCACAGCGGAGAAAATTCTCCCGAATCGCTTTTGCTGGGCAGAAAAATCACCGACGTTCCGGATCTCGTGCGGGTTGCCAATCCAGAAACCTACATCCGCCCTGGATTGCCGCCGTTTTTCATTCAGCATGGCCGCCTGGATGAGACTGTTCCTTATCAACAATCGCTCCATTTTGCGAATCAATTAGCCGCTGTTAACCCACAGGGTGTCACGTATGAAATCCTTCCTGAGGCTCGTCATGCCGATTCTGCTTTCGAAACTCCACAAAATATACAGAAAGTGTTGAATTTCCTTGATAAGGCGCTTCGTTTTTAA
- a CDS encoding ABC transporter permease: MKKQFSLSRWIDEFGFVTRKYAPLMILISLVIFFSITTPNFMTAKNLVIIIRQVSFAAISAVGMMFVMIGGAIDLSLGSQIVLTNIVLSILMVDYKVPMALAIPLILVLGTLLGTINGFLAVKLKIHPLIITLGTASIYKGIGYILAHSRNIMGFPDAFRWFGQGFIGPIPVPIVVMIIVALIGSFILTRTYFGRYIFALGGNEEAARLAGVNVDAMKVILFAICGFITSITSVLLLSRVFAGQTSTGQGLEFDCLTAALLGGVSFKGGEGTIFGLITGILIIGVLNNAMQLASFPDFSQNVVKGAVLLIAVGFDVYQKNRKAKETVAKVAA; encoded by the coding sequence ATGAAAAAACAATTCTCATTATCCCGTTGGATTGACGAGTTTGGTTTTGTCACGCGAAAGTACGCGCCATTGATGATCCTGATCAGTCTGGTCATTTTCTTCTCGATTACCACGCCCAACTTTATGACCGCCAAGAATCTGGTCATCATTATCCGCCAGGTGTCCTTTGCGGCGATCAGTGCGGTGGGAATGATGTTCGTGATGATTGGTGGAGCGATTGATCTTTCTCTCGGCTCTCAGATTGTCCTCACAAATATCGTGTTGTCGATTTTGATGGTGGATTACAAAGTCCCCATGGCACTGGCGATCCCGTTGATTCTGGTTCTTGGTACTTTGTTGGGCACAATCAATGGCTTTCTGGCAGTCAAATTAAAGATTCATCCATTAATCATCACTTTGGGTACTGCTTCCATTTACAAAGGCATAGGATATATTCTTGCCCATTCCCGCAATATTATGGGATTCCCTGATGCTTTCCGCTGGTTCGGTCAGGGCTTTATTGGGCCGATTCCGGTTCCCATTGTGGTGATGATCATTGTAGCGTTGATTGGCTCATTTATTCTCACCCGTACCTATTTTGGCAGATATATCTTTGCGCTTGGCGGCAATGAAGAAGCGGCGCGCCTTGCGGGTGTGAATGTTGATGCCATGAAGGTGATTCTGTTTGCCATTTGTGGCTTTATTACAAGCATCACTTCGGTCCTGCTTCTTTCGCGGGTCTTCGCCGGTCAGACATCCACCGGACAAGGATTGGAATTTGATTGTCTCACCGCCGCTCTGCTGGGTGGAGTAAGTTTCAAAGGGGGTGAAGGCACTATTTTTGGATTGATCACTGGTATTTTGATCATCGGCGTTTTAAACAACGCTATGCAGTTAGCGAGTTTCCCCGATTTTTCACAGAATGTGGTTAAGGGTGCTGTTCTGTTGATCGCAGTAGGCTTTGATGTTTACCAGAAAAACCGAAAAGCCAAAGAGACCGTTGCCAAAGTAGCGGCGTGA
- the eutL gene encoding ethanolamine utilization microcompartment protein EutL, translating to MAILDPIRPNILSARIIPNVHPSFAKEMGLRPDQKSLALITCDIDDCLYVSLDEATKKAEVEVVYAHSFYAGSAHASGPLSGEIIGILAAPNPAEARAGLNACIEYATEYAYFLSANEENTLAFFPHTISRSGSYLSQAAGVPEGTPLAYLIAPPIEATYAIDAALKAAEVELRVWWKPPSETNFSGALLSGTQSACRAACQAFQDAVLEVARYPKKY from the coding sequence ATGGCAATCTTAGATCCTATTCGCCCCAATATTCTTTCAGCAAGGATAATCCCTAATGTTCACCCGAGCTTTGCTAAGGAGATGGGATTACGCCCTGACCAGAAAAGTTTGGCGCTCATCACCTGCGATATAGACGATTGTCTGTATGTCTCATTAGACGAGGCAACCAAAAAAGCCGAAGTGGAAGTTGTGTATGCCCACAGTTTCTATGCTGGCTCAGCCCATGCTTCGGGCCCTCTCTCCGGCGAAATCATTGGTATTCTGGCGGCGCCAAACCCGGCAGAAGCACGCGCAGGACTGAATGCCTGCATTGAATATGCTACAGAGTATGCCTACTTCCTTTCAGCAAACGAAGAAAATACTCTGGCATTCTTTCCGCACACCATTTCTCGCTCAGGAAGTTATCTGAGTCAGGCGGCTGGCGTACCTGAGGGAACTCCATTAGCCTATTTGATTGCCCCGCCAATCGAAGCCACTTATGCAATTGATGCCGCTTTGAAAGCCGCCGAAGTTGAACTGCGAGTTTGGTGGAAGCCACCATCCGAGACCAACTTTTCAGGCGCGTTGCTCTCCGGTACGCAAAGTGCCTGTCGAGCGGCCTGTCAGGCTTTCCAGGATGCTGTACTGGAAGTGGCTCGTTATCCGAAAAAGTACTGA
- the eutH gene encoding ethanolamine utilization protein EutH, with protein sequence MSINEIIIWLMAIFMVIGAIDRILGNRFGLGEEFENGFNALGPLGLAMVGVISLAPVLASVLRPIIVPVYQFLGADPAMFATTLLANDMGGYPLAKQLAIDPEAGLYAGIILGAMMGPTIVFSIPVALGLIPAEDRKYLALGMLAGFITIPLGCIAGGFTAGWGADVVLGNLVPVVLVSVLIALGLWRFPDKMTTGFQYFGKGVVIMITIGLAAIVWETLTGVVIIPGMAPVWDGIQIIGSIGIVLLGAFPMVKVITKVFKKPLMALGRRMGMNDIAAAGMVATLANNIPMFAMMKDMDVRGKVLNSAFAVSAAFTFGDHLGFTAGVERDLIFPMIVGKLTAGITAVLVAMLVAPKSEK encoded by the coding sequence ATGAGCATAAATGAAATCATCATCTGGTTGATGGCGATCTTTATGGTCATTGGTGCCATTGATCGCATTCTGGGAAACCGCTTTGGGTTGGGTGAAGAATTTGAGAATGGCTTCAACGCCCTTGGGCCCCTTGGCTTAGCAATGGTGGGGGTGATTTCTCTGGCACCTGTGCTGGCAAGTGTACTGCGCCCAATCATTGTTCCTGTGTATCAATTTCTTGGCGCAGATCCTGCCATGTTTGCTACCACACTGCTTGCCAACGATATGGGGGGATATCCACTGGCGAAACAGTTAGCCATTGATCCAGAGGCTGGGTTGTACGCTGGAATTATCCTCGGTGCTATGATGGGCCCAACGATTGTATTTTCAATTCCAGTTGCGTTGGGATTGATTCCCGCGGAGGATCGCAAATATCTGGCTCTGGGCATGCTTGCAGGATTCATTACCATACCATTGGGATGCATTGCAGGCGGCTTCACTGCAGGATGGGGAGCAGATGTTGTCTTAGGGAATTTGGTACCTGTAGTACTGGTTTCAGTGTTGATTGCTCTTGGCTTATGGCGTTTTCCGGATAAGATGACCACTGGTTTCCAATACTTTGGCAAGGGGGTGGTCATAATGATTACCATTGGATTGGCCGCAATTGTATGGGAAACCCTCACGGGCGTGGTCATCATTCCGGGAATGGCGCCAGTTTGGGATGGTATTCAGATCATTGGTTCGATTGGTATTGTCCTATTAGGCGCTTTCCCAATGGTTAAGGTCATCACCAAAGTTTTCAAGAAACCTTTAATGGCGCTAGGCCGAAGAATGGGAATGAACGATATTGCCGCCGCAGGTATGGTTGCAACGCTGGCGAATAATATCCCAATGTTTGCAATGATGAAGGATATGGATGTGCGGGGTAAAGTCCTCAACTCTGCTTTTGCAGTTAGCGCGGCTTTCACCTTTGGTGACCATTTAGGATTTACTGCAGGTGTGGAAAGGGATTTAATCTTCCCCATGATCGTAGGAAAGTTAACCGCTGGAATTACCGCTGTACTTGTTGCCATGCTGGTAGCTCCAAAGAGCGAAAAGTAA
- a CDS encoding ethanolamine ammonia-lyase subunit EutB codes for MLLRTKLFGNTYEFGSIKEVMAKANEEKSGDRLAGIAARSVSERMAARYVLAEVTLETLRNHPAVPYEQDEVTRVIQDSVNETIYNEIKHWTVGEFREWLLADTTTGDMIKRISNGLTAEMVAAVTKLMSNMDLMVAARKIRITAHCNNTIGLEGTLASRNQPNHPTDSPEGIRATIYEGLSFGSGDSVIGINPVDDSLGSVMRLLEMTYDIIQKWEIPTQNCVLAHVTTQMEAMRRGAPVGLVFQSLAGSQKANEAFGVTVAMMDEAYEMAKKYCWTAGPNYMYFETGQGTALSADAHYNTDQLTMEARIYGLAKRYKPFQVNTVVGFIGPEYLYDSVQITRAGLEDHFMGKLTGIPMGCDACYTNHAKATQNDIENLAVLLTAAGCNYFMGVPMGDDVMLSYQCTSYHDTAALRQLLGLRPSPEFEKWMESIGLMENGKLTEKAGDASFFLQRK; via the coding sequence ATGCTCTTAAGAACCAAGCTGTTTGGAAATACATATGAGTTCGGCTCCATCAAAGAGGTGATGGCAAAAGCCAACGAAGAGAAATCTGGCGATCGTTTGGCTGGAATTGCCGCAAGAAGCGTATCCGAACGCATGGCTGCCCGGTACGTTCTGGCAGAAGTGACACTGGAAACCCTGCGAAATCACCCGGCAGTGCCTTACGAACAGGATGAGGTCACACGCGTTATCCAGGACTCTGTAAACGAGACCATTTACAACGAGATAAAGCACTGGACAGTGGGCGAATTTCGTGAATGGCTGCTGGCAGATACCACCACCGGAGATATGATCAAGCGCATTAGCAACGGGCTTACCGCCGAGATGGTTGCCGCTGTTACCAAACTCATGTCCAACATGGATCTCATGGTAGCGGCTCGGAAAATTCGCATCACTGCCCACTGCAACAACACCATCGGATTGGAAGGCACCCTGGCATCCCGAAATCAGCCTAACCACCCAACCGATTCTCCCGAAGGAATTCGTGCCACCATCTATGAAGGATTATCTTTTGGCTCTGGCGATAGTGTCATCGGCATCAATCCCGTCGATGACTCTTTGGGGAGCGTCATGCGCTTGTTGGAAATGACCTACGACATCATCCAGAAGTGGGAGATTCCAACGCAAAACTGCGTACTTGCACATGTAACTACACAAATGGAAGCCATGCGGCGAGGAGCGCCGGTTGGGTTGGTTTTCCAGAGTCTGGCAGGATCGCAGAAAGCCAATGAGGCTTTTGGCGTCACGGTAGCAATGATGGATGAAGCCTATGAAATGGCAAAGAAATATTGCTGGACAGCCGGACCCAATTACATGTATTTTGAGACCGGGCAGGGTACCGCTTTATCAGCCGATGCGCATTACAACACCGATCAATTAACCATGGAGGCGCGCATTTATGGGCTTGCCAAGCGATATAAACCCTTCCAGGTGAATACCGTTGTTGGATTCATAGGACCTGAATACCTGTATGACTCCGTTCAAATTACCCGGGCAGGCTTGGAAGACCATTTCATGGGCAAATTGACCGGAATTCCTATGGGATGTGATGCCTGTTATACCAACCACGCCAAGGCCACCCAAAACGACATTGAAAACCTGGCGGTTTTGTTGACTGCGGCAGGATGTAACTATTTCATGGGAGTCCCCATGGGGGATGATGTGATGCTGAGTTACCAATGCACCAGTTATCACGACACCGCCGCTTTACGTCAACTGCTTGGGTTGAGACCATCACCAGAGTTCGAAAAGTGGATGGAGTCAATTGGCTTGATGGAGAACGGGAAACTGACAGAAAAAGCCGGAGATGCCTCGTTCTTCCTGCAGAGAAAATAA
- a CDS encoding SLC13 family permease has product MHKPGNHTSLFQLPGVKPLVGVFLSVVAAVSIWFLPLHGLAPEGKKALAITLFTVIWWVFKIVPPAYSTLLMLMGYILLGVATPQEVFAIWTTPLMWLIIGSFLMATAVTKSGLAERVATFFIIRFAGSYLGLIILTYVLGFVLSFLIPHPFPRALLMMSLMRAVIQKSGVNATDAASLGFSVFVATTATSTILLTGDSTLNIATIGFSGLSVGWLDWAKYMAVPGILASVLMMLLYMAIFPQTDPVEIDRTSLILEQDKHGKMTRKEIITLIWVSMALVLWMTDSLHGIDPAWIALLVAVGLSLPKVGGVLDENDLMSGINWPILLFVVGAMAIGTVGRTTGLAQWLAGNLLPAKTPQNPYIFAALVGGVTMVIHMVLGSALACMSIMAPPMVHYAVSAGWSPLFPSLLVYTAVAIHYIFPFQHVTILLGQGDTGGYGSRQVLKYGVPLTLVTLIVLIPIEVTWWMVMGLF; this is encoded by the coding sequence ATGCACAAGCCTGGCAACCACACTTCTTTATTCCAATTGCCTGGTGTCAAACCACTCGTGGGAGTTTTCCTCTCTGTTGTGGCAGCGGTTAGTATCTGGTTTTTACCTCTGCATGGACTTGCCCCTGAAGGCAAAAAGGCTCTCGCCATCACGCTTTTTACCGTGATCTGGTGGGTTTTCAAAATCGTACCTCCGGCGTACTCCACCTTGTTAATGCTCATGGGGTATATCCTCCTGGGGGTGGCAACCCCTCAAGAGGTTTTCGCCATTTGGACGACGCCGTTGATGTGGTTGATTATCGGTTCGTTTCTGATGGCTACAGCGGTTACCAAGTCCGGTTTGGCTGAACGGGTAGCCACCTTTTTTATCATTCGTTTCGCCGGTTCCTATCTCGGTTTGATTATCCTGACCTATGTCCTGGGCTTTGTGCTCAGTTTTCTCATCCCCCATCCCTTTCCCCGCGCACTGTTAATGATGTCTTTGATGCGCGCCGTTATCCAAAAGTCGGGTGTCAATGCAACTGATGCGGCTTCACTGGGCTTTTCGGTCTTTGTTGCCACAACCGCTACCTCAACCATTTTGCTCACCGGTGATTCAACTCTTAATATTGCTACGATTGGTTTCAGCGGACTCTCTGTTGGCTGGCTGGATTGGGCAAAATATATGGCTGTTCCGGGAATCCTGGCTTCCGTGCTGATGATGCTCCTTTACATGGCGATTTTTCCCCAAACCGATCCGGTAGAAATTGACCGAACCAGCCTGATATTGGAACAGGATAAGCACGGTAAGATGACTCGAAAAGAAATCATTACCCTGATTTGGGTCTCTATGGCTCTTGTCCTCTGGATGACCGACTCTCTTCATGGGATCGATCCAGCCTGGATTGCTCTGCTGGTAGCAGTGGGGTTATCCTTACCCAAAGTGGGTGGAGTGCTGGATGAAAATGACCTGATGAGCGGAATCAACTGGCCCATTCTGTTATTCGTGGTTGGCGCTATGGCAATTGGTACGGTGGGGAGAACGACCGGGTTGGCGCAGTGGTTGGCAGGAAACCTGCTACCTGCCAAAACGCCGCAAAATCCTTATATCTTTGCCGCATTGGTCGGTGGTGTGACAATGGTAATCCACATGGTGCTGGGCAGTGCGCTGGCGTGCATGTCCATTATGGCGCCTCCGATGGTGCATTATGCGGTTTCTGCAGGCTGGAGCCCGCTTTTCCCATCGTTGCTGGTGTATACCGCCGTTGCCATTCACTACATCTTTCCGTTCCAGCATGTTACGATCCTGCTGGGACAGGGCGATACGGGTGGTTACGGCTCCCGCCAGGTTCTGAAATATGGAGTCCCCCTGACCCTTGTAACCCTTATCGTGCTGATCCCCATTGAGGTTACCTGGTGGATGGTGATGGGTTTGTTTTGA